Part of the Streptomyces antimycoticus genome, CCCAGCTCAGGCGCCACGGCGGCGTCGAGCCCCAGGGCCTGGGCGGTACCGCGGCAGCGCGCGGAGGGCGCGGTGAACGCCGTGTCGTGGTGGGGCAGCGCCGCGGCCGCCGCCTCGGCCCGGCGCAACCCGGCCGGGTCCGGCGGCGCGTCGTCGAACCGCACCTGCCGCAGCGCCGCGTTGACGGCGGGCGCGACCAATGTGAACCGCACCACCCAACCCCCTCATCCGCACCATTCGCCCACCTAGAAGCGCACATTCCGGCATCCGCGCCGTAGCGGCGGACGACCGTCGCGCGCTACGGTCTCATGACAAGACGACGGCGTGACGGAAGCCCGGTGAGATTCCGGCACGGTCGCGCCACTGTGTGTCCGGCGGAGCACCCGTACGCGGGCCGCCCGCCGGGCGAGTCAGACCCAGCGCCGTCGCATGAGTACCAACGACCGGGACGCGTGTTCCCCTGGAGGTTCCGCCATGGCACAGTCCGCCATTCCCGCACCCAGCGCTCAGCCGGTGCCGGAGATCACCCCCATCTCGCTGAAGGCCATCGCCCCGTGGGCGCTCTTCTTCGGCCTCCTCATGCTGATCCTCCTGTATTTCATCGGCGCCGAGCAGGGCGCCACCGCCGTCGTCTCCGGCGAGGGTGTGCACGAATGGGTCCACGACGGACGCCATCTGCTCGGCTTCC contains:
- a CDS encoding CbtB domain-containing protein is translated as MAQSAIPAPSAQPVPEITPISLKAIAPWALFFGLLMLILLYFIGAEQGATAVVSGEGVHEWVHDGRHLLGFPCH